Below is a window of Yimella sp. cx-51 DNA.
CACATCGGCGGAAAAGGTCTGAGAAACACCGTCCCCCGCGCTGAGGACGTTGGTCGCTGCGCGGTGGTCCCGGCCCCATTCGGTGCCGTTCCAGAAGGTCCAGGTCTTCTGGTCGGCGAGGCTGGTCAGAGGCGCCCGCGCCACATACATGGGGCGACTGCCACCGAAAGCGTCCGCCGTACCGAAGACGTACAGCCAGTCGTCGCGGACGACGGAGGCACCGCCCCAGTTGACGGGGGTGGACCGATCGGGGGTGAGCTGTAGGTGCTGGACCACGCGCGGCACTCCACCTCGCGGCACCTGCAGCAGATAGGCGTCCGCACCGAGATAGTCGAAGTCGAAAGCTCCGAATCCGGTGCGTTTGATCCGCGAGGTGAAGAGCGCGAGGTTGTCGCCGTCCCGGTCGGGCAGCACGGTCAGCGAGGTCGGCCAGTACACCGCACCGTCGGCGCGATCGGCGAGCACCGGGCCCGGCTGGACGAACTGGGGACGCTTCACCAGCAACTGAGAGACGCAGGTATCGCTACTGATTGCAACGGAATTGGCGACCATGCGCGGTGCCACTGCCGAGCTGCGAACGGTGTCACCGAAGGCCCAGATGATGCGCCCGTCCGACAGCATTCCGCTGGTGGCGACGTCTGCAGCCTGCAGGTAGGGCAGGTCGAGATCGCCGACGATCTGGTTGAGCATCGCCACTGTCGTGCCACCGGTCAGCTTCGGTGCAGCGCAGCGTGGCTCGAGCGTTGACCCGTCAGCGCGGACGACCGTGGTGGAAGTGTTCGGATCGCTCCCCTCGGCGGCATCAGTGCCAGCGTCCAGCGCCCGGTTCTGATGCAGCATCAACCCAGCAACCACCGCGAGCACGCCGATCAGCGCAAAGAGTCGCAGCCGCCAGTGCCGACGCCGGAACGCACGGATCTCCTCTACCGCCTCGTTCAACCGTTCGTGTGACACAGCGCCCAGTCTGCCGGAGTCTTCCGCAGTCGCTGGACGTCTTGTACCGCCAAACGCTCACCCTGTGGCACTTTGCTCGGGGTAGGCCGCGCGCCAAGTGACACAGGGTGCGCAAACATGCACGCGGATCAGCCGGTGCGGGACTCGGGGATCCGGTAGAGGTCGTAGTGACGTTCCCTCGTGCCGTCACTGGCGCCGCAGAGCGCGCGTCCGCTGGTGGTCACCAATACGCCAGGCGCGGTGGCCAGTTGGGCTCCGCTGCGGTCGAGGGCCGCAACCTGCCATTACTTGCCGTAGTAAGTGCGCGCCCAGATGACGCCGTCGTGCACGGCGAACGCCTGGCGCGACCCGCGGTCGGACGTCGGCGGTCGGTGCCAGGGCCGCCGGGCGATGCGGCAGCTTCTCTGCACCTTCGAGGGTGGTCATCTCAACCTGCCTCGTGACGATGAGCGGCACTGCGTCGTGCCGCCAACGCACCGCCCCGGTCTTGGCGTCAAGTGCGACCACCCCGCGACCCGTGCGGTAGTCATCGTCCCGCTCGTCGTGAGTGTTGACATCCACGAGCACGAGCGGCTGGTCGTGTCCGCTCACGGTTCCCCGCCAGATGGCACTGCGAGTGCCCGCACCGAAGAACTGGTCATTCTCGAGATCGTGCGTCCACGTCTTGCCTGAGACGACATCCGTGCCGACGAGCATGCGGCTGTCCTTGCCCGTGCGGTAGATGTCGTTCTGGCGCACGACGACATCCCCGGCTGAGGCGAAGTTGCGGTCGGTGCTGCTCGTCCAGGACGACACCTTCTGCAACTGCACTTTCACGCCGGACGATGGTGCAGCCGCGGTAGGTATTCGGCGCTTCCGCGCGCGACCTCTGGCTCGCCGCAGGCCGTCAGCAGACCGGTGCCCAACACCCCGGCCAGCATCGTCCGCCTCGAAATGCTCATGCCGGCTAGGACGTCGACAACCACGTCAGCCGTTCCGCTCACCTCAACCAGCCATCACCAGACAGCGACCGGGGAGGGCTCGGCTGCGTTGCGACTCAGCGGTTCTGCTGTTGCTGGGCGGTGATCCGCTGCGACAGCGTGGCGAGTCCAGCCGGCGAAACCATCGGCAACTGCTGCTCGATGTTGCGCACGACATGGTGGTCGTGGATCATCTTCTCGCTGCTCTGGATCAGCACGGTGCCGGCGCCGGTGAAGTCGTACTGCCGCTCCTCACCGGAGTTGATGCCGAGCATCGCCGCACCCGCAGCCATGAAGCCGTTGACCCAGTTCTGGTCGTAGTGCAGCGACGGTGATGGGCAGTCGGCCCACCCGACGAGCGCTTCGGGATCGACACGCAATGGCGGCTCGGCGAACATCACCGGACCATTGGACGACGCCAGGAACTTGCCCGTGCCGATGAGGGTGAGGAAGCCCGGGACGATCGACTGGTTCAGCTGGATGCCGGGCTCGAAGGCCAGCAGGTTGGAGGCGCGGACGGTGAGGTTGCCGTCGTCCAGGTCGTAGCTGTTGATCGAATAGCCGCGGTCGCCGATGATCAGCGTGCCCTGGCCCTCCACCACGACGAAGTCCTGCTGGTACATCGGTGCACTGAAGGTGCCCGCCACCATGTGTTGCAGGTTGGCGCTCATCCCCGCTCGCAGCGCGTTGAAGCTGGCCTGGCCGTAGTAGGCGATCATCGCGCCCTTGCTCATGAACCACGGCCGGTCGAGG
It encodes the following:
- a CDS encoding AIM24 family protein — translated: MSGILNPGVLQGNDNIPDNEYAYYLTLDRPWFMSKGAMIAYYGQASFNALRAGMSANLQHMVAGTFSAPMYQQDFVVVEGQGTLIIGDRGYSINSYDLDDGNLTVRASNLLAFEPGIQLNQSIVPGFLTLIGTGKFLASSNGPVMFAEPPLRVDPEALVGWADCPSPSLHYDQNWVNGFMAAGAAMLGINSGEERQYDFTGAGTVLIQSSEKMIHDHHVVRNIEQQLPMVSPAGLATLSQRITAQQQQNR
- a CDS encoding DUF4185 domain-containing protein, which translates into the protein MSHERLNEAVEEIRAFRRRHWRLRLFALIGVLAVVAGLMLHQNRALDAGTDAAEGSDPNTSTTVVRADGSTLEPRCAAPKLTGGTTVAMLNQIVGDLDLPYLQAADVATSGMLSDGRIIWAFGDTVRSSAVAPRMVANSVAISSDTCVSQLLVKRPQFVQPGPVLADRADGAVYWPTSLTVLPDRDGDNLALFTSRIKRTGFGAFDFDYLGADAYLLQVPRGGVPRVVQHLQLTPDRSTPVNWGGASVVRDDWLYVFGTADAFGGSRPMYVARAPLTSLADQKTWTFWNGTEWGRDHRAATNVLSAGDGVSQTFSADVINGKFAIVSKCGGDLGDTVCSWTSAGPTGPWQRSRQVRVPFRDGAALQYAPLAHPELKLRDGKLAVSYSRNTDNLVTLTNNPRLGRPAFVEVDWPVAR